In the Clostridium gelidum genome, ACTCGCTATTTTCATCTTTATTGAAGTATATAGATACTATTTACATAAAGGGAATAAAGATTTTTGGTCAGACATGTGCTTTATATTTGTATTTTGTGGTGCCCTGTGTTCACTAATTGATAAAGTATTTTATGGTGGTAGTTTAGATTTTATAGGAATCAGTAATCTATTTATTGCAGATATAAAAGATCTGTATATCAATCTAGGCATATTATTTTTTGCTCTTACTATGTTTAATAATGGATATTTATCATCTAACAATGAAGATACCTCTTTTAAAGAAGATCTTCAAATGCTAAAAAAGTTTTTATTATTTATAAAAGATGATATTTACAATAACTTTAAATCTTTTTAAAATAATTTAATTTATATATATTGCAAAAAATAATCTACACCAATTAGATAACAGTAACTAGATTCGTTAAAGAATCAAAATTGCACTTATATATATATAACTTAATATTGCTAATATTACTAATGAAAATATTGGTCCTAATATAAGGAGACTTAGAATTATTTGTTATGGGAACTAAAGCAATTAATGATTTGAAACCTGGTGACAACATCCTAATTTCAAAAGCATGTACTAATCATTCTTTAAAAGGAGCATTGCACGTGAAAAGTTACCTGGATTACTTGAGAAAAGGTAGGTGGTAAGTTCAACATAGTGAATGTATCAGGTGTTGATTTTCCAAAGAACTTATCAGACTTTAAATTTATCATCTACTATGGTTCGTGTATGTTACAAGAAGACAGCTTCTATCAAGATTAGAATACGTGAAAGAGCAAGAAGTACCAATAATAAACTTTGACATTGCCTTAGCTGAGCTAAATGGAATCCTAGATAGACCTTGCAGCTTTTTAATTAAAGGTTAAGACATATAAAAAAATAACAAGCCCAGACTGCGA is a window encoding:
- a CDS encoding GTP-binding protein, encoding MYVTRRQLLSRLEYVKEQEVPIINFDIALAELNGILDRPCSFLIKG